DNA sequence from the Cucurbita pepo subsp. pepo cultivar mu-cu-16 chromosome LG06, ASM280686v2, whole genome shotgun sequence genome:
gaaaagaaactaaGGGAAAATTCTTACTGTTATGTTTTCTTCAACATTGTACTATTCCTGATACAGTCAAGataaacttataaataatagCGGGTCATGCATATTGATGTGAAAGTCTGAGAACTAGGATTTTGAAACTATGGGGGCTAACTTAGGAAAACtagagttttgaaaatttggagtGAAAGATGAGGTGTTTATCATGGAAaaaaggttgtttttttttttgttgctaaTATCTGAGTTTTGTTCATGCACATTTTGTGTAAGCAAACAGTTTGAAATTAGCTACCAATGATTCTATTCTATTCatgattttaatatattgGGTTATTctgctttctctttcagaCAGTTGATGTATTTGCTATTGTAGCCTTATCTGGAATTGTAAGCAGATTGTTGAGTACTGGAACAGTTCTTGTAGCCACCAGCAATCGAGCTCCAAAGGACTTGAACCAGGTACCATTCTAATTGAAATGTTGAAGGAGAGAAGATACACTAGCTGGTCATtagaacttttaattttacatgtttttaattttcaatctttctgGCTGGTGAAGTCTGGTATTCAGATTTACAATGTGATCAGGTTTGActaagtttttatgcagatGAAATTGAATCTTTGATGGAGCCAAGTGCCCCAAAACATGTATAGTAGTTTGAGGGTATGGAAAGATAAACTGGTCTGCATCTCGAAGTTTTAGACTTGGAagctaaaaaattattagatcaACTCTTCTAGTGAGTGATTCTCTGAACAATAAAGGGTACTTTGAAAGATCAACTTCtaacatattattttttaatcaatttattacCATGGAATAAGTACCTTCTTAAAGTGGCCATTTTTTATCTTCATCAGAGCTACTAATTGAACGATGGGATCTAAACAGTAGGAAACCATAATTATCAAAAGGGACACTGTGGTAGAACATTAGCAGAATGTTAaggagaaaattcaaaataaaccGCTTAAACAATCAACAAGAGGGTATACAGTGAACTTGTATATGAAATTCATCCTCTTGATTGTGTTAGACGGATTTTGTTAATCCAGGATGGCATGCAGAAGGATATCTTCCAAAAGTTTGTCACCAAACTGGAGGAGCATTGTGCATTTGTTCTTATTGGCAGTGAGATTGATTACCGGCGCTTTATAGCCCAAAGGTCTTTTGACCAGGTGAGATTATTAACACTGTAACAAGGTATTCGAGGAAAAACTGCACATACAATTTTGAAGTATCTGTCGTTGAGTGTACATCTTACCCACATGAATATTTCCACCTGGAGCGTTTACATCAATTGGAATTTTGAAAACGCAATTTCCTGTCCAACCCAATTTATCTTTAGTTACTTGCTTAATATCATGACAGAAAGTTATGCTATCATAATCATGAGTTATAAAGCACAAGCACTTTAGATATGAATTGAATTCCCCGAAACTTCTTGGATACTTAAATTAtagtgatttttttaatgaaaaacagCATATCTATTTTAACCTTATAATTGTATggatatatttgattttgaattctctTTTCCTATTTTGAATCGCTTATGTTTTTTCTATGTTCTcaatatatgtttttgttaATCATGTGCATCTttttatattgtatttttacATCTTCCTTTCCTATTTTTGAGAATGTTGAGTTGGTTGGTTCATGGCAAACCATGTTTGTGTTATAGATTATGACTTGTGAGAGAGTGGTCAATGTTTTGTATTGGCTATCGACTGAGGGAACCGATGCCTTCTCATCCACTCGTGCTATTTTGATGTTTCCCATTATGATAGTTGTCTCTCTTANTTATTTTCATCACTTATGGATGAATATGGATTTCCAGTTTCATCTAATTATTGGTATGCAcattaagaattttattttgaatatgtaaatTGAATTAGGATGACAGAGCTCATGTAAATTGTAAGGGCTTAAGTCACTNTACCATCATATCTCACCCTTTTGGGTGACTTTTcaatctttgaattttttgagcTTGTGAATTGCGATTATTGTCCTTATTGATCAATCATTTTGACATCGGTGCACTGGATGGTTTTAACACCAGACATGGGCAGTGTGAGATGTTAATAATCATTTATTGGTTGCAATTTCTTTCCTACAGTGGTTCagttttttattcatatatcGTTGAATGTACATGTAGGTGCATTATTTCTGGCCTTCAGATTGCACTTCAGtgggaaaatttgaaaagatgtGGGTCGAAATCACCAGCCAATTGGGAGGACAAATCACCTCTGAGACTATTCCTGTGATGTTTGGAAGGTACTGACTAAACTTAACTCAAATGTGTTCATTGAGGATGCTTTACCAATTGTATGTATATCAATCAGAAAATTGGAGGTGTCAGAAAGCTGCAACGGAGTGGCACGATTTGCATTTGATTTTCTCTGTGGTCAACCGGTATCATGCTTGTCTTTCTACTATTAGCACAATGGTGTGTGTTTTTTGTGAGGTCATATGTAATGATCTACAATTGATAGTTAACACCGTTTTATACATTGGTGGACATCTCCATCAATTGTTAGTACAATTATATCTGTGAGGgcatatataatgtttttatcttttctttttaacgtCATGCTGAATGTTTTATGTGGGAAGTCCATCTCTTATGTTGGTTCAAAACTCCTGACCTTTATTAGTTGCGTGGCCTTGTAGCCTGATGGTGGAAGAAGTGGTACCAATTAGAAAATCTTTAAGATAAGGTCTTGGTGAAGGGTTTTCTTATAGGTCAATGTAAAAAGGGAAAGGTTTGGTACCTTTAGAAAAATCCTAAAAGAGATAGCGTTAGTACAAAATGCTCTAATATGGAGGATTGCTGGTCCATGGAAATTAGTTGTTGGCTTATCAATTTTGCCAGAGCCCTTTATGACGCTGAAAAGTTTGACTTTATGAGGCTTTCTTCATCTCTTGAACCAATGCATTCCTATCTCGAGAAAAGTGCATTCCTATCTCGAGAAAAGATAGATTGATTTAGACATTTGCACTTTGAGAGGTATTTGAAGGTTGTAACTCGTGTATGTACTTAATGAAAAATTGGCGTGTCATCCTTGATCAACATGTTTACAACCCTACTGGAAATCGACAATCCTTAAATAATGTGAGAATCTTGCTACGGTGCCTTTCTTTTGGAAGCTTGAATACAACAAAATACGTAGTTAAAAGCATTTGGTTAAAAACTTTAGATAGAAATCACGTTATCTGTTATGACACATAAAACATTAACAAAATTTGGTAGATAAGTCACTTTGATGTTTTTCCTTGGAGCTGCTCTTCCAGTCTCTTCTGTAAATTTGAGACCTTTTTATGATTGGCGCCAATTggaagattttctttttccttaggTAGGTGCTGCAGATTATATTGCCCTAGCCAAAAACTATCACACTGTCTTCATATCTGACATCCCAATGATGAGCATGCGCATTCGTGACAAGGTAtgagaaattattttctttcaatatttttgCTGTGATCTTAGTGaaccttcaaatttcaatCAGGCAAATGTTACCAGCCTAAGTGGCTAAATACAATTTAAGTGTGCATATTGTACTGGCTACATACCCTTGGTAATTTACATGCGtattaaatgaatgtttctcCCTATGGCCTTCGACATCTGTGAAGTGTAAAATTGAATATCTTTCTTGCTGCCCTCCATTTTCCCTCATTTTAAGCTTAGTGAATTACCTTTTCTCAGGCCCGGCGGTTCATCACTCTCATTGATGAGTTATACAATCACCATTGCTGCCTATTTTGCTTGGCAGCTACATCAATTGAGGACTTATTCCAGGGCACGGAAGAGGGTGCTCTTTTTGATTTGGAGAGGTAATTGTTCCTCTTGTGTTTGGGTTGAAcattactctttttttttggggggggggAAGCTCTAAGAATGTGAATACTTCCATCGTGATTTCATTTCATGCTTGAgtatgcttatttatttttgaaatgaacAACGGCTTGAAGAGTTTGGCAAACCGATTGCGTtgagtaaatatttaatatcaatCATAAGTAATATTGAATTTGCTTTGTCCTTTCCTCCAGTGTCCAGTCATTCTGCAATTTGAGAACATGTCTTCCTAGGGTAGGCAAAAATATTTTGGTTTAATGCTACAAGACCCATTTTTGGTGTGTTTCATCTGTTTGTTTAGAAAGAATAAGAGATTCTTTCAGAAAAAGTCAAGCGAGCGGTAGGTCAAGGAAAACTAACTGTACATCTTTCTAAGCCTTTTGAAGAGATTGAAGAAGACCAAGTATACTGAGTACCACCACATCAACTTTATGCTGCTTCTGTTCTGAACCTTAGAATGAGACAGATTTAAGTCTTGCATGCAGATATCTAGGTCTTTTATGAGCGTATATGCATATTGTTGGATCATGGATCATTTTGATTTCCTTGCTTAGTAGTTAGATCGACCCACATCATTCAGTTTATAGATTACTAACTTTGAAATTGATTCTATCTTTTGAGCATCAATCTAGGTTTTGCAACTATGCTATAAACTTTGTATTTCTGGTTGCAGTTTTCAGTTTGAAACAGAGGCAGAAGGGGGAAAGCTTCGTCGAAACGTCCTAGTGGAGGGCAATGTAGGATCAGTAGGTGCTCCAACTGCAATTGTGTCAATGCTATCTGGTCAAGAAGAGATGTTTGCATTCCGTCGAGCTGTAAGTTACTTGTCTCCTTAGTTTCTATAATGGTTCTTGTATAATTTGCAAACAGTATTTACTCAAACCAACAAGTTCGTTTAGTACTTGGTAGAATGCTCTGAGTAttatgattctttttttttttttttttttttttttcattttatttttacttttattttttttttgaaaattaagcttatataCACTCAGccaagttttgaaaactacaaaaaggtccagttttgtttaaaaatcCTTTATTCTCAAGTTATTTCAATCACATTATTAATTGTACGGTAACATCTGTGTCCATTTCAACACGGTGAGCTTTggaaaactatatatattacaaaaatgaaaatcttttGTTGGTCACATAGTTCTGTTCGTTTTATAGGTTTCTCGATTGATTGAGATGCAAACACCTTTATACTTGGAGGGAGTGCGAAACCTTCATCCATATTTCCAAAGACGAGAACCAGAATCATTAGTTGATTCAGCAGCCAGGCTCCATTTTCAGCAATCATCATGACTTTATAAGGTACTCGTCCACTgctcaaattctctctcatTTGGGATAAGTAgggggaagagagagagagatagagagagcgCCCTCTCCATCcagattaaaatatatatatcatatatttaattctCTAGAGCTGACTATTCTATTGCATCTGAGGCCTGTTATAATAACCGAACAGAACAATATAAgggaattcaaaatttaaaaaatcccATTAGGTAGtattaaaaagaagataataacTTCATATACTTTAAAGAATGCTTACTGCCATCATTCCCCTCTTCCTACTCATTCATAATGTTATATCTTTTCACCTCTAGTCAATTGATTATGTATTGAGCTAAACCTGCAACTTCTTTGTCTTTAATACCCAAGTTAAAAGATTCTTGGTAAGATTCCTTTTTGTTTGATCTCCCACATGCAGATTGGGAATTTCATGTGttgaattctttaaaaaatccGATCGCAATGCGATCGGTTGAATGATATGTTTAGAATACATACTTATAAAATGTTAGTAGAAGTGAGGAGCCATGTTTTTGAGTTCGAAGTTGGAAGCTTTCTAGGCCTCCCTACGACATTACTTACCATATCAGATGCtatgaagtttttatttaacGGTTAAAAAACACTTCAGTCTCttgaacataaaaaaataaattgttatatattaaaattaaagtactCTTAGTGTTAtgaattagtttttatttaactcTTTCTTGTACCGCCTAAaaggttttcaattttttcttcctatGTTAAAGTATAAAGTTGGTCTAGAAAGTTAAAATTTGGTCTACGGTTGATAGAGTTGATATAACTATGGAGACTGtcttttaaaatcattttaaacttGGAAGTACTTCCATTGTTATTGGAGATGTTCTTAGGTGttttatttccatatttgTAAATCATGtgttcttttatatatattattacacTAATTAATATTCTCCATTTCAAATGACCCAGCCAATCACTCggtgatttttcattttaaaaataattaaagagtttaatattattttatagtaGGTagttgttaagaatgagaaatagaaatagaaatagaattgggaagGTGTGTATTCTCGTTGATATTgatatcttttgaaatcttttgaaaaaaataggatagaggaaaatataaataattaaatattgataataaaataaatatactctaaatcaaattaaagaatattaaaaaatattaagatataatatctaagatatattctataaataatatattgttaGTTTGTTTTAAATAGTTGAGGGCGATTTTAATTGTCGTCCATTGTGAATTGTCCATTGTGAATTGTCCACGTGCCTGACCAATGATGACTTGATGGCCATTGGTCAGGGTGGTTCTAAATTAAGCCAATTATACTATTACCTCCAAAATTTATGgttaaagtttaattaaaaaatttgaagtgtatttaatatgtttttttttattaaattgattttttttttttaaaaaaaactgacTGGTATGTTAGatgtaaatttgaattttgtctcAGAGAGTTTAGAGAtcaatttaacttaattttatttatttattaaaagctAATACTCTACAGTCTtttgactttatttattttgctttaAAGTATGACTTTTGTGTTTGTAATTGAaagtagaaaattaaaattaaaaataaattaatgtgaACTGTTTGGGCATTTGTTGATTGTTTCTGGTAGGAATGGCGCTTTGGTGGTTGAATTATGCATACACGTGTTAGCCACCTTATTCTATAATATGTTTGTACAACGCACATCGTCTATGATAAAACCCTAACTTTTCAAACCAAACCACTCTGCCCAAACATGGAAGAATCAATCCAATTATTTAATCTACGTATAAATCAAGCTTCCAACTTCAAAAAAGGTTCCCAAACCCAAGTGATCGGAGGGTCGGCGGGCAACGGAGGGAgattcctctctctctctctctctctctctctctctctctcctttgttGAAGTTGCTGCCACATGTTCTCTCttgtttgaattcaaatttgcAGTTAAATGCATATCTTGATTGAATCAGAGCCTTCTATTCATTTCTCGGGCTCCTCTCATGGCTGGTTGCCTACTGTTTGATCGTATTCTGTTTAGCCTATAGTGTTGCCTTTCGTTGGTTGTGAATCCTGAGCGATGGGTCAGAGGGGATCTCAGGTTTTAGCCTATAAGCGAGATGGGTTGTTCTCAGTCTTTGATTTGGGCTCCCAATGGAGTATCCACGAAGGCCACTTCCACCCCGGAGGCTTATTTGCCAGTGTCGGTCAGATGGGAGTCGGATTCGGCATCTCACCCAATTCTTCTAACTCCTGCGCCCAGGATGACACTAACCCTCTTTACACCAATTTGTGTATGAAATATGTGCCTTCTGCTGAGGCTGTTACTATTGAGGAAGGTGTAGTGAAAAAcaaaacgaagaagaagaagaagaaggctgGTTTTCAATTGAGAATAAGGGTTCAAAATCCTTCACTGCGGAGATTGATAAGTGGTGCAATTGCTGGGACGGTGTCAAACACTTGTGTAGCGCCATTGGAGACTATAAGAACTCATTTGATGGTGGGTAGCAGTGGGCACTCTGTCACAGAGGTGTTCAATGATATTATGAAGAATGACGGATGGAAGGGATTGTTTAGGGGCAACTTGGTTAATGTTATTCGAGTCGCACCCAGCAAGGCCATTGAGGTACTTGACACTCTAATTCTCGTGCTTTAATGTTTTGCTTTTGAATTTGCTCTGTATTTTATTGAATTggttctctctttctctttctgcAAGTGTTAGAGTtccttgatttcttcatttttcttgtctACTCGTTTGTGTGTGGATGTTCCCTGTTGGGTAATTTCTTATTAGAATTGTTCTTTGGATCTTGTCAAATGAGTACCAGGTTGAACTTAATCCTTTTGTAAATTGTTGATGTTCCCATCCTTCTGTTTGCTGAATATTTTGTGATTCACAAGATCTGATCTGTAACCATTAATATGAATTGAAGGAGGAAATTGTTGTAGGAATTCAAACTTAAGACCTCCTGTCTAATTCTATAGAAACTGGATCCATAAGCTTATGGGGTTGAATTGTCATACATTCGTTAATAGACATGCTTCAAGAATCCTTTTTGTTTAAAGTCGAGTATGGAAACTAGCTGAAAAATGGCCATGGTTGATGATTTGAGTTCGACAAATACGGTTTGTCGTGATTATCGTTCTTGTACTTCCATTAGATGATATAATCTATAGAAGattgaatttaatttgttatgcTTCAAAGCCTGTTTTGTGTTTGAAACTCATCTATGTagaattttccatttttccgTGAGATTaagggtgtacattcaacccgacaactcggaccaatccaactcaaattataagggttgggttgggttgggttgaattagcattttgggttgggtggggttcatttttctgaacccgaactggttcggttcggttcgatTTCGAATTCATGCGACAAAAACTTTGGGTTGACCGAAACGAACATGGTCcgggtttgggttgggttgagggtttttttttttgggttaagaGGAAGGATTTGATGTGAAAACTGCTTTTCATATTCATTTCAGTGCTTACAGATTCCTCTGCTGTTCTTTCTGCAGCTTTTTGCTTTTGATACAGTCAACAAGAACCTATCACCCAGACCAGGGGAAGAACCAAAAATTCCAATCCCTGCTTCATTAGTTGCTGGAGCCTGTGCTGGAGTTAGTGCAACCCTCTGCACATACCCCCTTGAATTGCTCAAAACCCGATTAACCATACAGGTAGCTCGAAAATATTAGTGAACTGAAACAACATTTTTCGTTCTTAAACGTCACGAAACCTCAACGCTTGCTAATTCTTGCAGAGAGGGGTTTATGATGGTCTATTAGATGCTTTCATTAAGATACTTAAAGAGAAGGGGCCTGCAGAATTCTACAGAGGCCTCACTCCCAGTTTGATTGGAGTGATCCCATATTCTGCAGCCAATTACTTTGCTTACGACACGTTGCGAAAAGCCTATCGGAAGATCTTTAAGCAAGAAAAAATTGGCAATATTCAAACCCTTTTAATCGGATCAGCTGCGGGTGCCATTTCGAGCAGTGCGACGTTCCCACTGGAAGTAGCTCGCAAGCAGATGCAGGTTGGGGCCCTCAGTGGAAGACAAGTCTACAAGAATGTAATTCATGCGCTGGTAAGCATACTTGAAAGGGAAGGCATTCAGGGGTTATATAAAGGGCTTGGCCCCAGCTGCATCAAGCTGGTGCCCAATGCAGGCATTTCGTTCATGTGTTATGAAGCTTGCAAGAGAATTCTCGTAGACAAAGATGATGAAAATTAGAAGGTAACCTTTTACATCAAACTTTGGCGcaaaattggagaagaataCCAAAACCCACCTCGGTTTTTTTGGTGTCTTGAAGAACTTTGCATCTTCCCAGTGCTAAGAGATTTGTTATTGTTCATAAATGCATTAGAATTTGGTGAAAGAGAAGTTTTAGAATGATTTGCATCAATTTCCTTCTATAAACATTTAGTATTATGTTTACTTTATGGTTCTTATAGTGTgaaattgatttctttttaaccGACACGTCTTCCATCTTTTCAGATAAAAAGCGTGAATCAACGCTACAACAGTATATTAGGTTTGAGAGAATTCAATTCTCTTTCTCGGAACCGAGGAACAAGGGTACATTTGATTTGTTATATCATTCCTCACCTATATGAACACTAGGATATATCTGAAATAGTTGAAAAATTATCCATGCTAGATAGAATAGATTTCTGTGGCTGAAAAACTGTGATATTGAATCCTTGAACACGAGgaagtatttaaattataatttcactGTCATAATAATTCGGAAACatttagaaaaaagaacaaagaaaatcaTTGACGGTTTGTTCATACAAACTCTCCTGATATAAATAATTCCTTTATCTATTTCCATTAAACAAATGAGACTTCACAATAATGcacaataatattataacatacCAATACAACTTCAAGACACACCTACAAATTCTGGTGTAAAGGTCATCCTTTTCTCATTATCCTCAAATTGGTTCATTCCTGGGGGCTCTTCACAATGCCTTGATTTGTTTCTTGTCATATTCACAGGAACGTCGCCATACCACGGGACAAAACTATGATGTAACTGTCTAGCAATTGACACCACATTGACCATTGGCAGCCTTGGTCGCAGCCGAGGTGAATGGATCGATTCGCACCCAGAGCAAGGAGAAAATGGAAGCGAGGAGAATGGACCAGACAATGACAATGGTAGGTGTACGGTTTTGCCTTCCTAGTAAACCCTTTAGGAAAGGATATAAATGGACAATGACCCACAATGCAAAGAACAGCTTACCAAAGAGAGGGCCCCAAGACTGGTAGCCACTGTTAATGGCATACGAAACACCTGCCACTATACCAACCATATTCATAATAAGGACAGTGGTGGGAGGGATGAGGAGAGAAGTCCATTTGAACACATAAAGCTCTGCAAAATCCCCATCTTCATCGTTGGCCTTTGACGTCACAGTGAAGTTCGTATCGATTCCAGCAAGAACCTTTAAGAGACCCTGGAAGACGGCGAACAGATGAGCTGAAGTACCACCAATGACCCAAAATTGTTCGTTCCTCCACCAGTCTTCAATGCTAACCCCACTCCATCTGAGTTCGAGAATACCCGTTGCAAAGATAGAGACGAAAAGGAGAATGAACCACATACTGGCAAAGTTGCTTATCTGCAAGTTAGGTAATGAAAACAACACGTTACTTTAAATTGGAAAATGGAATCGTTATCTCATCACAAGTTACAGGATATCGATTATCATCATTGTTACGCATACTATCGAAATT
Encoded proteins:
- the LOC111796838 gene encoding adenine nucleotide transporter BT1, chloroplastic/mitochondrial-like is translated as MGQRGSQVLAYKRDGLFSVFDLGSQWSIHEGHFHPGGLFASVGQMGVGFGISPNSSNSCAQDDTNPLYTNLCMKYVPSAEAVTIEEGVVKNKTKKKKKKAGFQLRIRVQNPSLRRLISGAIAGTVSNTCVAPLETIRTHLMVGSSGHSVTEVFNDIMKNDGWKGLFRGNLVNVIRVAPSKAIELFAFDTVNKNLSPRPGEEPKIPIPASLVAGACAGVSATLCTYPLELLKTRLTIQRGVYDGLLDAFIKILKEKGPAEFYRGLTPSLIGVIPYSAANYFAYDTLRKAYRKIFKQEKIGNIQTLLIGSAAGAISSSATFPLEVARKQMQVGALSGRQVYKNVIHALVSILEREGIQGLYKGLGPSCIKLVPNAGISFMCYEACKRILVDKDDEN
- the LOC111797570 gene encoding AFG1-like ATPase encodes the protein MKRGPSTSTIYSLLSLRFTRQQSSKLGVDPLSVRFLSSSAKSPGLLSQYKHLVERGELQHDPFQERVASELESLLGRLEQYEKDMEEYHVKLANWKQSRENERRRLLMEEAESKQQGDVWTSVNRRRSKLAETLMFRKSSENIEPGVGKWVSYLNRERKLDSLVGRCPSAPHAPRGLYIYGNVGSGKTMLMDMFYNATEGIVKHRQRYHFHEAMLKINEDMHNIWKNQVREKSSQSSISSWIMNLPFDTKVKEWVAAEEKYKQEVQMKNILPAVADKFLVDQQAGQVGASILCFDEIQTVDVFAIVALSGIVSRLLSTGTVLVATSNRAPKDLNQDGMQKDIFQKFVTKLEEHCAFVLIGSEIDYRRFIAQRSFDQVHYFWPSDCTSVGKFEKMWVEITSQLGGQITSETIPVMFGRKLEVSESCNGVARFAFDFLCGQPVGAADYIALAKNYHTVFISDIPMMSMRIRDKARRFITLIDELYNHHCCLFCLAATSIEDLFQGTEEGALFDLESFQFETEAEGGKLRRNVLVEGNVGSVGAPTAIVSMLSGQEEMFAFRRAVSRLIEMQTPLYLEGVRNLHPYFQRREPESLVDSAARLHFQQSS